One genomic region from Clarias gariepinus isolate MV-2021 ecotype Netherlands chromosome 20, CGAR_prim_01v2, whole genome shotgun sequence encodes:
- the LOC128508331 gene encoding uncharacterized protein LOC128508331 encodes MIWRCFICYIFVALTLKQLLSHINTMHSRSPDFRVVCGIDGCPSEYRVYNSFYYHVKRTHAHHLLQVEATEEEGPTRHVLPGAGERTGPTDQTNSIHVAEAEGSSIVIPASGFQEDGEGRMDVGLCKHATGFLLQARETHQLTQRAVNQMVSGVQQYQAALLEHLKQQMSDMIERHSGDLDQLKSDAMGIFDQFVDPFCQIASTHLQDKTIKELLIPVEPEILVAKQTVCYVKNGDSRVLTIKDHLFHYIPLVKSLEQLLSHPQIIAMIDNRPQTCKDGFFHDFIDGDIFKSHPLFLKFPTALQLILYTDEIELCNPLGSRANKNKLLLIYYTLGNINPKYRSRLAAIRLLAMVKSKDLSHCGIDEIFERINHDLTELYDGVQVVTASGERTIYGALMSVCGDTLAQHDVAGFKIGVGFAYSKCRHCECNFEDMQEQFNEDLFVKRTTASHNRQCNDIEKANTDFLKDNLKMTYGINRRSKLTEFPHFDIINQTPQDIMHVILEGVAPYEIKCVLKHLVLSGHMDLDAFNSAIICFPYSPVDARDKPCPISVNTLSSNDNKLKQSAGQMLVLLKILPFLIDKLGENDYTQMLLKLLEIVKILFSPIIALSTLSRLKLLIEHHLKHFKQLFPDANIIPKQHYLLHLPSQIKALGPTVRHMCMRFESKHCFFKQWALKSSFKNICKSLVKHNQLYECSQNVLEKHPICSREVDMGPASEVKNVHYVEGKIKDFLGIEHVEHIVSVKWIIQHGNKHTCGKSLVISNVINDTPEFSLVKNIYILNASVYCFECQPLSTVGWNDHYLAYEVEVPDLAQANIFMDAEKLVDYTPYHYVNFNNSKYIPLKYDLTDIIKHNS; translated from the exons ATGATTTGGCGTTGCTTCATATGCTACATATTTGTGGCACTGACTCTGAAACAACTTTTGAGTCACATTAACACCATGCACAGTCGCAGCCCTGACTTTCGCGTCGTGTGTGGGATTGATGGCTGTCCGAGTGAGTACAGGGTGTATAACTCCTTCTACTATCACGTGAAGCGAACACATGCGCATCATCTTCTTCAAGTTGAAGCGACGGAGGAGGAAGGACCGACTCGCCACGTTTTACCTGGAGCAGGTGAAAGGACAGGCCCAACCGACCAAACTAATTCAATCCATGTGGCTGAAGCGGAGGGCTCAAGCATCGTCATTCCAGCG AGTGGATTCCAAGAAGATGGAGAGGGTCGCATGGACGTTGGTCTTTGTAAACATGCAACTGGATTTCTTCTTCAAGCCAGAGAAACCCATCAACTGACACAG AGAGCTGTTAACCAAATGGTGAGTGGAGTCCAGCAATATCAGGCCGCATTATTGGAGCACCTAAAACAGCAAATGAGCGACATGATTGAGAGACATTCTGGGGACCTGGATCAACTAAAGAGTGATGCAATGGGGATATTTGACCAGTTTGTTGACCCTTTCTGTCAAATTGCTTCCACCCATTTGCAGGATAAGACCATCAAAGAACTGCTAATACCAGTTGAACCAGAGATTCTTGTCGCAAAACAAACAGTATGTTATGTGAAAAATGGAGACTCCAGAGTTCTTACTATTAAGGaccatttatttcattatataccGTTGGTGAAAAGTTTGGAGCAGCTGCTATCACATCCACAAATAATTGCAATGATTGACAACAGGCCACAGACATGCAAGGATGGATTTTTTCATGATTTCATAGATGGAGACATTTTTAAGTCGCACCCACTGTTTTTGAAATTTCCCACAGCATTGCAGTTGATTTTATATACAGATGAAATTGAGCTATGCAATCCTCTTGGATCTCgggcaaacaaaaacaaattgttaTTGATTTATTACACCTTAGGTAACATCAACCCTAAATACCGATCAAGACTTGCTGCCATTCGTCTGCTTGCCATGGTAAAATCAAAAGATCTTTCCCATTGTGGTATTGATGAGATATTTGAGAGGATTAACCATGACTTAACTGAGCTGTATGATGGTGTCCAGGTTGTCACTGCAAGTGGTGAGAGGACAATTTATGGGGCACTTATGTCTGTGTGCGGAGACACTCTAGCTCAGCATGACGTGGCTGGATTTAAGATAGGAGTGGGATTTGCCTACAGTAAATGCAGGCACTGCGAATGCAACTTTGAAGACATGCAGGAGCAATTTAATGaagatttgtttgttaaaaGGACTACGGCAAGTCATAACAGGCAATGTAATGACATTGAAAAGGCAAATACTGACTTTCTGAAAGACAATCTTAAAATGACATATGGCATAAACAGGAGAAGCAAATTAACAGAATTTCCTCACTTTGATATAATCAATCAAACCCCACAGGACATCATGCATGTCATTCTTGAAGGTGTTGCCCCATATGAaatcaaatgtgttttaaagCATCTTGTGCTTTCAGGGCATATGGACTTGGACGCATTCAACAGTGCAATTATTTGCTTCCCTTATTCTCCTGTGGATGCAAGGGATAAGCCTTGCCCCATATCTGTCAATACACTATCATCAAATGACAATAAATTGAAACAGTCAGCTGGGCAGATGCTGGTTTTGTTAAAGATCCTGCCATTTCTCATTGACAAACTTGGAGAAAATGATTACACACAAATGCTACTTAAGTTGTTAGAGATAGTCAAAATTCTTTTTTCACCAATTATTGCTCTCTCAACTCTTTCAAGGCTGAAGCTTTTAATAGAGCaccatttaaaacatttcaaacaaCTGTTTCCAGATGCAAATATTATACCTAAACAGCATTACTTGCTGCATCTTCCTTCTCAGATTAAGGCACTTGGTCCTACAGTGAGGCATATGTGTATGCGCTTTGAGTCAAAGCATTGCTTTTTTAAGCAGTGGGCTTtgaaaagtagttttaaaaatatctgtaaGTCTCTTGTGAAGCACAACCAACTTTATGAATGTAGTCAGAATGTGCTTGAGAAACATCCAATTTGTTCAAGGGAAGTTGACATGGGCCCAGCCTCTGAGGTGAAAAATGTTCATTATGTAGAAGGAAAGATTAAAGACTTCTTAGGAATAGAGCATGTTGAACATATAGTTTCTGTAAAGTGGATTATACAACATGGTAATaagcatacatgtggaaaatcTTTGGTTATTTCTAATGTCATCAATGATACTCCAGAGTTTTCActtgtaaaaaacatttatattttaaatgcgTCAGTGTATTGTTTTGAATGCCAACCTCTCTCTACAGTTGGGTGGAATGATCATTATTTAGCTTATGAGGTAGAAGTTCCCGATCTAGCTCAAGCCAATATTTTCATGGATGCTGAAAAGCTTGTTGATTATACACCATACCACTATGTAAACTTCAATAATAGCAAGTACATTCCACTGAAGTATGATCTCACAGACATCATTAAACATAATTCTTGA